From the Paraflavitalea soli genome, the window CTTCAATGATGTGGAAGGTTTCGGTTCCAAGTACGTGGCTTCCCAGGTCAACCTGTCTTCGGCCGTCTTCACCGCCGCCTATCCCAACCAGATCAATGAGATTGGTGAGGTGATCAAGGCCGTGAAGAACGATCCCGCTAAGATCAATATGTATGCCGTAGCGCGTATCTGGCGTGTGTATTGTTTCAGCCGCCTCACGGATGTGTATGGCGATATCCCTTATTCCGAAGCGGGGCAGGGCTATAACCTGTCTATCTTTCAGCCTAAATACGATCAGCAGAGCGCCATCTATGCCGATATGCTGAAGGAACTGGAAGAAGCAGCTGCCGCCCTCAACCCGGCCAACGCTGCCACCTTCGGCGCCTCCGATCTTATTTATGGAGGTAATACTGATCGTTGGAAGAAGTTTGCTTATTCCCTCATGCTGCGCCTGGGCATGCGGCTCTCTAAAAGAGATGCTACGCTGGCCAAGACCTGGGTCACCAAGGCCATCACCGGTGGCGTGATCCGCGACTATGCCGACATTGCCAAAGTAGATTATGTGGGATCGGGCCAGAACATCAATAAGAATCCCATTGCTCTGCAATTGTTCAACGACAACTATGTGAAGGCCGATGGCATCAGCAATCCTGAGGGCGGCAAATACCACCAGGCATTTATCGATTCCCTCAAGGCTAATAACGATCCCCGCTTACCAGTGCTCTCCGTGGTGTATGTGGGCGGTGTTGCCAATACGACCGAAAGCCTTCAGAAAGGATTGCCTGCGAATATCAATGGTACCAAGCCGGCTGATTTCGTTACTTATTCAGAACCCAAGCAAACCACTGTATTGCGCCAGAATGCGCCCCTGTTATTATTCACCGTGGCAGAAGCCAATTTCTTATTGGCCGAAGCGGTTTTGAATACCTGGTATGCAGGTGAAACGGCGGCCGCCCTGTATGAAAAAGGCATACGGGCCGCTATGCAGCAGTGGGACCTCATCAGCGGCACCACCAATACCGTCGATGCGGCGCGGATCAATACCTATGTAACGGCGCATGCGCTGAAGACAAGCGCTTCTGTGGCGGTACAAACAGAACAGATCTATAACCAGGTATGGGTAGGGTTGTTTCCCGATGCGCAGGAAGTGTACAACAATTACCGGAGAACGGGTTATCCTGCCCTGGTACCCAATAATTATCCGGGCAATGCTACCGGTGGCAAGATGCCACGCAGGTTCATTTACCCTGTAGTAGAACAAACCCTCAACAAGGTTTCCTATGCTGAAGCGATCGGCCGACAAGGGGCCGATGACATTGTGACAAGGGTATGGTGGGACAAACAATAAACGCTATCAAAGGGTGGGTCGCCCTCTGAGGGCGGCTCACCCGGTCTAAAGAAGCTATCGAAGTTTTTTTCATAAGTCAGAGATTTTAAGTGGGAGGGCATTTCCATGCCCTCTTTTTTCTACCTTGGGAAAACGTCTCACGATAGGGAATGATTTCATAGAGTGGGAAAAGTTCACCCTGCTTTGAAAATAGATTTCTCCCTGCGGTCGAAATGACAAGGAAGGAAGAAACGGATCACCCTTGGTTGTCATCCCGAACGGAGCGCACTCCCTCTTTTGTCATCCCGAACGGAGCGCAGCGTAGTGAGGGATCTGCCAGCGAAGCAAAAGAAAATCGAAGCAAAAGCAATAATGAATAATCAGTATTCAGCAACGCATTCATGAAGAGAAAACAACTTTACATTGCTGCCATATGTTTCTTAGCGAGTACCCGCCTCACCGCGCAGTCTCCCAAGGAAATTCCCATTCCCCTGATCCCCCGTCCGGTTGATTACCGGCAAGGGGAAGGTGCATTCCCTATCAATGCAGCTACTGCCATATATTATGCGCAGGATATACTACGTCCTGCAGCTGAATTGTTGAAAGATTACTTGCATATCCATAAGATCCAACCCATATTGACCTGGGGTAAGCAAACCGAAGGCGGCACCCATGGTATCTCCCTGCAAATGGATTCCCTTACCGTGCCTCAACCGGAAGGCTACCATTTACAGATCAGCAAAGAGCATATTGAACTCATTGGCCACGATATGGCCGGCATCATACACGGCATTCAATCCCTGCGGCAACTCGCACAGTCTTCCGCGGGAAAAGGATTGGTAGTGCCGGGTGGCTCCATCACCGACTACCCCCGCTTTGCTTACCGCAGTATGGCACTGGATGTAAGCCGCCACCTGTTTCCCATTGCCTTTATCAAAAAATACATCGACCTGCTATCCCTGTATAAGTTCAACACTTTTCACTGGCACCTCACCGATGACCAGGGATGGCGTATAGAAATAAAGCAATATCCCCGGCTGCAGTCCGAAGCAGCCTGGCGTAAGCAGACATTGATCGGACATAAGAAAGAAACACCCCACCGGTTTGATGGTATACCCTATGGCGGGTATTATACGCAGGAAGAAATAAAAGAAGTAGTGCGCTATGCTACCCAACGAGGCATTACCATCATTCCGGAAATTGAAATGCCCGGTCATGCGCTGGCTGCCCTGAAAGCTTATCCTGCACTGGGCTGCACAGGCGGACCTTATGAAACAGCCACTTTCTGGGGTGTATTTGATGACGTATTTTGTGCGGGCAACGACAGTACCTTTGTTTTCCTGCAGCAGGTGCTCGATGAAGTGATGCAACTGTTCCCTTCCCACTATATTCATATCGGGGGCGATGAATGCCCCAAGACGAGG encodes:
- a CDS encoding beta-N-acetylhexosaminidase, with product MKRKQLYIAAICFLASTRLTAQSPKEIPIPLIPRPVDYRQGEGAFPINAATAIYYAQDILRPAAELLKDYLHIHKIQPILTWGKQTEGGTHGISLQMDSLTVPQPEGYHLQISKEHIELIGHDMAGIIHGIQSLRQLAQSSAGKGLVVPGGSITDYPRFAYRSMALDVSRHLFPIAFIKKYIDLLSLYKFNTFHWHLTDDQGWRIEIKQYPRLQSEAAWRKQTLIGHKKETPHRFDGIPYGGYYTQEEIKEVVRYATQRGITIIPEIEMPGHALAALKAYPALGCTGGPYETATFWGVFDDVFCAGNDSTFVFLQQVLDEVMQLFPSHYIHIGGDECPKTRWNVCPKCQQRMKAHALKDEHDLQSYFIQRIEKYLNSKGRDIIGWDEILEGGLAPNATVMSWRGEEGGIAAAQQKHRVIMTPESHVYFDYYLSRNKAEPVAAGHYTPLNKVYSYQPAFSLPDSLQSYIAGVEGQAWSEYLVDERQGGLYDLSPRHSPGRTGLDTCCLTQLRSFPAKAPAAGRLIKTAGSALGRQL
- a CDS encoding SusD/RagB family nutrient-binding outer membrane lipoprotein; protein product: MKLSMSKYTRFVPVVLAVVLLQSCDKDFEEINTNPNAVSVPTPQYLFSKAVYDGALNSGNVSKLLFGTMQYMTSFNDVEGFGSKYVASQVNLSSAVFTAAYPNQINEIGEVIKAVKNDPAKINMYAVARIWRVYCFSRLTDVYGDIPYSEAGQGYNLSIFQPKYDQQSAIYADMLKELEEAAAALNPANAATFGASDLIYGGNTDRWKKFAYSLMLRLGMRLSKRDATLAKTWVTKAITGGVIRDYADIAKVDYVGSGQNINKNPIALQLFNDNYVKADGISNPEGGKYHQAFIDSLKANNDPRLPVLSVVYVGGVANTTESLQKGLPANINGTKPADFVTYSEPKQTTVLRQNAPLLLFTVAEANFLLAEAVLNTWYAGETAAALYEKGIRAAMQQWDLISGTTNTVDAARINTYVTAHALKTSASVAVQTEQIYNQVWVGLFPDAQEVYNNYRRTGYPALVPNNYPGNATGGKMPRRFIYPVVEQTLNKVSYAEAIGRQGADDIVTRVWWDKQ